One region of Armigeres subalbatus isolate Guangzhou_Male chromosome 3, GZ_Asu_2, whole genome shotgun sequence genomic DNA includes:
- the LOC134226039 gene encoding eukaryotic translation initiation factor 2-alpha kinase 1-like — MFLSCKSPEVTAMDSDEDDDSFDQDWDNLQTITKFDGVRSQDELTSVTRASTRLMDNGLQSRIAAKASTPVSLLVESLVQQLCALLEADPQRSKDLYEKICERLHGVNLIDETYSMGEFEMMRSEYQKALYQLVSIARGQNLPAVALENIWPLQPSLGLEWSRYHREFTELDFIAGGGFGKVYKARNNLDGIVYAVKKITIRSTTIQNVLVHLAEVKTLASLNHVNIVPYKAAWLEPLMANGGSGSSGSEEDGTGVSTIDEEDEDYEEEESSNEEEEDDRISNGVSFSYVSGYQSRKRKSTLNDSLKLEDNTDDFSIQFEDSNGYMSEENNQQLAELDDARANRISLEESQPHVKLKWATLYIQMTLCHLTLRQWLDDRNQFTCFEEFYSKFLNSPRQECTTTANPKNSFCRQTSKRSTSSSGDSGSLVDAKAYTPSPPQDDRPASHTPHHLDVITDVLHQLLNGLTYIHSRGIVHHDIKPSNIFVSVSDHDKSISIQLGDFGLACPLQSSHTGAGFGTPLYAAPEQLEGKCDPKSDIYSMGIILLELLIPSDTDMERADMIKQVRKGQFPDHLDPEYTELLKNILSTRPSRRPDTFALTEAVNCMKLNRDKVISQLRKSLSQQEEQIQALRTTIDEKNRQQEESQEELSLLELRNSESLILKEQLRSKDEELKTKDQEILRLQELLKNYQTRDSDGGEEGGATKQ, encoded by the exons ATGTTCCTCTCCTGTAAGTCTCCGGAAGTAACAGCGATGGACTCGGATGAAGATGACGACAGTTTCGATCAAGATTGGGACAATCTTCAAACCATAACCAAATTTGACGGAG TGCGATCCCAGGACGAACTCACGTCGGTGACCCGTGCCTCAACCAGACTAATGGACAACGGTCTCCAGAGTCGTATTGCTGCCAAAGCGAGCACGCCGGTATCGCTGCTGGTGGAGAGTTTGGTGCAGCAACTGTGCGCCCTCCTGGAGGCGGACCCGCAGCGGTCGAAGGATCTGTACGAAAAGATCTGCGAGCGACTGCACGGGGTCAATCTGATAGATGAAACGTACTCGATGGGAGAATTCGAAATGATGCGTAGTGAGTATCAGAAGGCTTTGTACCAGTTGGTCAGTATTGCAAGGGGACAGAATCTACCGGCGGTGGCACTGGAGAACATCTGGCCATTGCAGCCATCGCTTGGACTGGAGTGGTCTCGCTATCACAGGGAGTTTACTGAATTGGATTTCATTGCCGGAGGAGGGTTCGGCAAGGTTTACAAGGCCCGAAATAATTTGGACGGAATTGTGTACGCCGTGAAGAAGATTACAATCCGATCGACTACGATCCAAAACGTGTTGGTGCATCTGGCCGAGGTGAAGACGTTGGCCAGTTTGAATCACGTCAACATAGTGCCATATAAGGCGGCATGGTTGGAACCATTGATGGCTAATGGAGGGTCAGGCAGCAGTGGTTCGGAAGAGGATGGAACGGGCGTGTCCACCATTGACGAAGAAGATGAAGATTACGAGGAGGAAGAATCTAGCAACGAAGAGGAGGAAGATGATAGGATTTCAAATGGAGTGTCGTTCAGTTACGTTTCCGGTTATCAG TCACGCAAGAGGAAATCCACGCTTAATGATTCGCTCAAACTAGAAGACAACACCGACGATTTCAGCATTCAATTCGAGGACAGCAATGGATACATGTCGGAAGAAAATAACCAACAGCTGGCCGAGTTGGATGACGCACGTGCAAACCGAATCAGTTTAGAAGAATCACAGCCTCATGTGAAACTAAAGTGGGCTACGCTTTATATTCAGATGACCCTTTGCCACCTCACACTTCGCCAGTGGCTGGACGATCGAAATCAATTCACTTGTTTCGAAGAATTCTACAGCAAATTTTTGAACAGTCCTCGCCAAGAATGCACAACTACTGCCAATCCAAAGAACTCCTTTTGTCGTCAGACTTCGAAACGAAGTACCAGTAGTTCTGGCGATTCTGGGTCACTGGTAGACGCTAAAGCTTATACGCCAAGTCCTCCGCAGGACGATAGACCTGCCAGCCACACGCCGCACCACTTGGATGTGATAACCGACGTCCTACATCAACTGCTAAATGGTCTCACCTACATCCATTCGCGTGGAATTGTCCACCACGATATCAAACCGAGCAACATTTTCGTCAGCGTCAGTGACCACGATAAATCAATTTCCATTCAGTTGGGAGATTTCGGTCTCGCGTGTCCACTTCAGAGCTCCCACACCGGAGCAGGTTTCGGGACACCTCTCTACGCAGCCCCGGAACAACTGGAAGGCAAGTGCGATCCCAAGTCGGATATCTATAGCATGGGAATTATTCTCCTGGAACTTCTGATCCCCTCCGACACCGACATGGAACGTGCCGATATGATCAAACAGGTTCGCAAGGGACAGTTTCCCGATCATCTGGACCCGGAATACACAGAACTGCTCAAAAATATACTCAGTACTCGCCCAAGTCGTCGTCCGGATACCTTCGCCCTGACCGAAGCCGTCAATTGTATGAAGCTCAACCGCGACAAAGTCATCTCCCAGCTGAGGAAGAGCCTTTCGCAACAGGAAGAGCAAATTCAGGCCCTCAGGACAACAATTGACGAGAAAAATCGTCAGCAGGAAGAATCGCAAGAGGAGCTGTCGCTCCTGGAGCTGCGAAATAGCGAGTCGTTGATTCTGAAGGAACAGCTACGCTCCAAGGACGAAGAGCTGAAAACCAAAGATCAAGAGATTCTTAGGTTGCAAGAATTACTTAAGAACTATCAGACTAGGGATAGCGATGGAGGAGAAGAAGGAGGAGCAACTAAGCAGTAG